GAGCTGCTTGATGTACTCATCAATGGACACGTTGGGCTGCAGGACAAAACGAGTCAGGGCATGGGGTcccccacaaccccacagcTTCATCCTGGCTCCCCACTCCCCATCACTGACCCCATTTTGGGGATAGTCCACCCAAAACTACCCAGCTCATCCTCCATCCCCTTCAGAGGGTCTCAATCCCCCTCAGAGGGTCTCAATCCCTTTCAGAGGGTCTCAGCTCCCCTGTGCCCCAGGAGAGCAGCACCCACGGATCTCCCACAGGCACGTGGATGCTGAGCAGCCCAACTCACCGGCACAGTGTCAGAGAGGAAGGGTTTGGCATTCTCCTTCAGCAGCATGGAGAACTCATTCCGGCTCAGGTAATCATCCATTGGGTTCCGAATGGCGTATTGGTGGTAGATATTGATGGCGCACTCCAGCGCGAGCTCCAGGTCGGTCTTCATCACACTAGGGAataaaaaccaagcaaacatTATAGATGAAGCAGAGCCCTCCAGGAGCTCCAACTGGGGGTGACCACTCACCAACAGACGGTCGTGGGGTTCCTCTGACAGCGGTGTGAGCAGGATTGTGGCTGCGGCGGTGGCTGCGCGGTGCTGGGAGGGCTCTTTTATACCCTCCCTGAGTTACGATTTATGACACCTTGGAATAACTTTGGGGTGATAACCTCAGGAATTGTGCAAGGCCATCGCGAAGAACGCAGCACGCCCAGGATCATGCCCAGCTCCGGTAAGCGACTGCTGCTGGCGGTAAGGAGGGAGGGACACACATCAGACTCGTTGGGGCAAAACAAGGAAACACCGAGTGAGACCTTTGCAGGGAGCCAGCTGAGCAGGTCTGTAGGGCTGCAGGGGATTCCCCATTTGGGGTTCTTGGTGGAGATGAAGAAAGAGGGGTTTTGCTGGAGCCTATGGGACATTGTGGGTGAGGGTCTCCATAGGGTGATGGTGGTAAGACTGTAGATGTGGTTCATTCCAAGAGGGATGTGGTGTCTGCCCTGATGTTTGGTTCTGGATGGAGATGGTTGCccccctgcccagggctgctgggggaTACATCCCAACCCGGTCAGCAACCAGCATCCCATGTCAATCAGTCCAGCAGACATCAAACCTCTGCAGATTGGGACATGCTGAGTGCTGGAAGCCTCCCAGGCAGAACTTCCCAGCAGCAATGATTGCTGCCTGATGACAGCAACTGTTGGCATTGGCATTGGCAATCAATGCCAACTGCTCCTCCCAGGGTCATGGCGGTGTCACTGCTTGTGgggaccccacagggacccggttgtggggctgggagcagaatGCTGTGTGTGTTAGAGGGGAGAACCCCCTTGGGCAGCCCCACCGTGCAGTGCTGGAGCCCTTTGCCCTATCCTTGCTCATGGGAGGGCAGAAAACCCGTGATGCCCATTAGGGATATTAGGAGATGGGAAGGATGGAGGTGGTGAAACAGCTTCTCTTCACACCTCCCTCTCCAGGAGGAACTTGTTCCAGGAGGAACATGGCTTGTAAAATGGTGAAACAAAGAGCAGTCTGTGTGAGGAGCAGGATACGTGCACCTCCCTGCAAAGGGGTCCCTGCTGGcgtggggatggagcagcagttCTTGCAATAAGTGGCAATAATTGCGTGTCTGGCTGGGCAGGATGCAGGGACAAATTTGCACCTGCGTGGGGATGCGACATGGATGCACAGCTGGGGAGGTGCAAAGGGACACATGTAACATATGGGGAGGTGTGAAGGGACACGGCGGTGCCAcgtgggggtgggaggagacAGGTATGCCCTATATATGTCCATGTCCCAGGTGAGAAGGgacacatgcatgcacacactgtGAGCCCCTGGCTGCCCTTTGTGATGCTGctttgctgggtgctgctgtcccGTTGCCATTGGGGTGGAATGGAGATGGGGATACAGCAGCAAGGTGGGTGCAAGGcatgagcagagccagcagggtGGGATGCTCATCATGCATCGTGCCAATTCTGAATGCAAAAACAATTCCAAATCAGGACCCAAAAGGACTTAGGGTTCGGAGCAAGGGGACAGTGTGGCCCCAACCCTTGCAATGtgaacacagagcagctgcactCAGGTGCTCCACTGATCCCTGAGGCTTTAATTCCTCAGAGGTTCAACAAGGACcacaaacacagctgcaaaTCTTTACAAAAGAGTTTTATTGGACCCCTTAGAGGCCATTGAGGGGGGGAGGTGTGGGCTCAGCCCTACTTGTACTGCAACAGGGCTTCATTGTAGATCATGGCCAATGCACCCAGGAAGGTGACGTACTCCTGGAAGTTCACCTCCTGGTCTTTGTTACGGTCCAGGTCCTCCATCAGCCCCGCAATCTCAGCATCCTTCAGTTTCTACAGCCCCAAAGAGCACAGAGCCATTAACCATCAGGGTGCCGGGAGGGTGACATGGCCAGAAAGGGGGATCACAGCTGGGGGGGCCCCCCAAGACCTGGCCATGAGCACATCCCCAACCCACATCCACCCCAACAAAGCACAGTGTTCACATGCCATCCCACAAGGCCAGGTatgggggcagagctgtgccaccCCCACCTCCAGGTGACATCACACCTCGTGTCACCTCCCACCCTGCCCATCCCATGCCCATTTTCCGGGTGTGTTTTGCAGCTGGTCCCTGTtggtgcagcagtgctgtgggataCTCACCGGCCCGATGGTCAGCTCCTTCTGgatcagctccttcagctcGCCCTTGCTCAGGCTGTTCTTGTCACCCTCCTTGCCTGAATACTTGTGGAAAATGGCCACCAGGAGTCCAATAGCTTGGTCCAGGGGGGCTGCCATGGCTGTGAGCTGGGCTGTGAaccagagcagagctcagcacccacCAAATCCAACTCTCCCAAACCCTCAGACCCTCTATggcccccaaacccccccattAGCCCAGTGCTGGGGGCACAGCTCCTGAggtcccagctcagcacagccccaaagGTGGGGGGCTGTTCTGTGTCCCCCCCATCCCAGGGCgttgcacagagctgtggctgcGCTGACTCATAGGGCACAGTGCCCGCCGCCTCCGCACGCAGCCACGGGACTGTTagagctgctgggggctgggatggggggtAGAAGGGGGTATGAGTGGGGTGGATGGGGAGAAGCCTTAATGGGGTCTCCAATCCCCATCGCCTCACCAGCCCTGAGATGGGAAAGGACATGAGGAAGCTGTTGGCTTCCACTGGGGGTCGCAGGGTCCCCACATCTGGATGGGGATCTCTGCACATCTGGAGAGCAGCAAAGAGCCCCGAGGGCAGCTGCAGGGGGTTAATGaaaagggaatgggaaggaggaaagggaaactTACCGCTGGAGCAGGACAGGATCCAGGAATGGGGAAGGGAGGGCTGTGGTGCGCAGCTCCTCCTCGCATTTATAGTCATGGCTGAGTCCTCCCATCCAGGGGGGGCCGGGGGTGGATGGGTGCAGGGGTGAGTTGAAGCCACTCCTCTATACTCCATAACCCCACCCCGGGTGTGAACGCAACCGAAACGCCGCTCCCAGGGGTTCACTGGGATAGGGGATGGGTCCTGGGTGCCCCACAGAGCAGTGGGAGGGGGGCAGACCCCAACCCCCTCACTGAGCACATCCCAGAGGGACCCTTTGGTATTGCCAATGTGGGGCAGTAGTGCTGGATGTGGGATCGGCAATTGCTTTGTCACAGGGGATGGAAGTTGCTCAGCGTCCCCGTTATCGTGGTGCCATCAGAACCGTTGATCCCTGAGAGTTATGGACCAGGAAAAGCAGGGCATGGTGCTGCCGGCGGGGCTGACTCATGGGGACGAGGCTGTGGGTGGCTCCTGTGTATGGGAACTGGGGGACATGCAGCCCAAAGTTCAGACCCCAAAGGTCCAGACCCCAAAGTCCAACCCCAAATGTTCAACTCCGAAGTCCAGACTCCAAAGTCCAACTCCAAAAGTCCAGACCCCAAAAGTCCAGACCCAAAAGTCCAACCCCAGAAGTCCAGATCTCAAAGTTCAGACCCCAAATGTCCAACCCCAAAGTTCAGACCCCAAAAGTCCAGACCCCAAAGTCCAACCCCAAATGTTCAACCCCAAAGTCCAGACTCCAAAGTCCAAGCCCAAAAGTCCAGACCCCAAATGTCCAACCCCAGAAGTCCAGACCCCAATAGTTGCAGACCCCAAAAGTTCAGACCACAAAAAAGTAAGCTTGACTCCAAAGTTTCAAGACCCAACGAAGTCCAGACCCCAAAGTCCAAACCCCAGATGTTCAACCCCAAAGTCCAGACTCCAAAGTCCAACCCCAAAAGTCCAGACCCCAAATGTCCAACCCCAGAAGTCCAGACCCCAAAGTTCAGACCCCAAAGTCCAGACCCAAAGTCCAACCCCAAAGTCCAGACCCCAAAGTTCAGACCCCAAAGTCCAGACCCCAAATGTCCAACCCCAAAAGTCCAACCCCAAAGTCTGACCCCAAAGTCCAACCTCAAAGTCCAACCCCAAAGTCCAGACCCAAAAGTCCAACCCCAGAAGTCCAACCCCAAAGTTTAGCCCCAAAAGTTCAGACCCAAAAGTCCAACCCCAAAGTTCAGACCCCAAAGTCCAGACCCCAAATGTCCAACCCCAAAAGTCCAACCCCAAAGTCTGACCCCAAAGTCCAACCTCAAAGGTCCAACCCTAAAGTTCAGACCCAGAAATCCAACCCCAAAAGTCCAGACCCCAAAAGTTCAGCCTCAAAACCCAGACCCCACATCCATCCTTCCTGTTCTGGGTCACCTTCCATCACCTGCCAAGCTCACACAGAGTTGAAATAGACCCTTCCCATGCATGACAGTGCACTGACCCCATAAAAGAACCCCACTTTCAGCGCACACAGAGGCTTTGGAGCAATCTTTATTGGCAGAGCATTCAGTTTGCAGCTGGTGGGGTGACGCAGCCTGGCTGACCCCCCTTTGCTCACTTCTTGCGGGGCATTTTATCGGGGTACTCCTGGAAGAAGTCGTTGCACATCACGGCCACGCAGGCCAGGAAGGTGGCATACTCATGGAAGTCCACCTCGCTGTCCCTATTGCTGTCCAGGTTACTCATCAGCTTCTGGAATCCGGCTTCATCCGTGCGTTTCTAAGCATGGGGATGGAGAGGTGGCACCGAGGGTCTTTATGAGACCCCCAACCCCGTCCCATCATCTCACTCACGCTGATAAAGCTGGGCAGCTCCTTGGTGAGCAGCTCCTTTAGCTCCGCTTTGCTCAGCTTGAATTTATCCCCTTCCTTCCCCGAGTATTTATGGAAGGTGGAGACCATCACAGACAGAGCCTGCTCCAGGGGGCACGCCATGGGAACAACGGGGGGGTCTGGGGGCACTGATGGAAGCTGAGGGCAGAGCCTGGTGTAGTGTCACTGCTGTGCATCACTACATCCCCCCATTCACCcaagcagtggggctggaagagttaatgggggttgggggggggggaggggcagctggcaGAGGGGGTAGCACGGCTTCTGGTGTTtgcaaggggaaggaaaaagcatcTGGGGGGTGGCCAGAGCAATGTGGGCAAAATGACTCACCAAGAGCTGGAGCACAGCGATCCAGGCCGGGTGGGTGGGGGCAATGCAATGGGATGTGCTGCTTTATAGACTCACCACCCCTCCCTCATGCCCCCCCTGGATGGATGAGGAGGTTCCAACGTTGCATTGGCTGATGGAGATGAAGAGGAATCCCCCCCCAGAgcctcctcccagctcagcccaggGAGTGGGTTGGGTCCAAAGGGGGAGAAATCACCCCTGCAGGGTTGGGTGGGGGGGCACAGGTTAATGGGGGACAAAGCATTTGGTGGCTCCTCTTGGGCTGTCGGAGGTGGCACGAGCCCCAGCGGCTTCGGTCCAAGCTGGAGGTtgaagttttcctttatttgtccTGTTTTTAACTCAAACCACCTGCGAGCCATTTCTGTTTCCCAACGCCCCGTTGTGTAACGTGGCTCTATTTTGGTGCCCGCGTGGCCCTGCACGTGGCCAGGAGCGTGAAGACCATAGAGCTgctatgggatatgggggggggacgTGGACATCAAACCCCACCAGCACCACAAAGAGTGTCCTGGGTGGGAATGAACCAAGCAAAATGAACCTGGTTTGCCCAGGGACCCCCAGGCTTGGAGCTCGTTAGGGAGCAGGTGCAACCTGGTGCTAATTAATGGGACAAAAGCACCTGGGGATCCTTATAAAGCACATGAGATGGGGGCAGGGGAGAGTTTGGAGCTgttggtggggatgggggagggtTTGGAGTGATATGggaggggttatggggggggatgtgggggtgTTCAGAAGGGTTTGGGGCTGTGGTATATGTGGGGTCTCCATGGGGGCTTGGAGACATGAGGTGATGTGGGATCTCCATGAGGATCTGGGGGTGTGATGAGATGGGGGGGGGCTCTCCATGAGGACTTGGGGTCTTGCTGAGGGCTGTACTGAGGATGCTCTGCCCTGTGATAGATCTGAGGTGTGTTCTTTGGGTTTGGggccagctgggagcagcttcAGTTCTCTCTATGAGCCAACTTGGACTCACTGTACTGGGGGTGTTTAGGGGGGGGGATGGCAactcagcccagctctgcccaccTGGAGTGATTACATTGTGCGTAatgggagctgcctgcagcaaaaTGGGGTTGGGGTGATTTCCTGCCCCCCAGGGTGGGTCTATCCTCATCTCCACGGGCTGAGGGTCCCTCTGAGCACCCAGCAATgtttccaaccccccccccatgaGAGCACAGTGTGTGGGTTTGGCTGTGCTCTTTGCATAGACAATGCTTGTTCCTGCCTAGTTCCCCACTCCCATGATGAGTTAGGGGCAGGGTGGGT
This DNA window, taken from Coturnix japonica isolate 7356 chromosome 25, Coturnix japonica 2.1, whole genome shotgun sequence, encodes the following:
- the LOC107324454 gene encoding protein S100-A6 encodes the protein MEYRGVASTHPCTHPPPAPPGWEDSAMTINARRSCAPQPSLPHSWILSCSSAQLTAMAAPLDQAIGLLVAIFHKYSGKEGDKNSLSKGELKELIQKELTIGPKLKDAEIAGLMEDLDRNKDQEVNFQEYVTFLGALAMIYNEALLQYK
- the LOC107324455 gene encoding protein S100-A9-like, which gives rise to MKTDLELALECAINIYHQYAIRNPMDDYLSRNEFSMLLKENAKPFLSDTVPPNVSIDEYIKQLFAKSDSNHDGRLKFTEFLTTLSLVAIDAHNRSHKQPGDHGHDHGDGHSHGHGHSQHH
- the LOC107324373 gene encoding uncharacterized protein LOC107324373; this translates as MQAMMACPLEQALAVMVSTFHKYSGKEGDKYKLSKAELKELLTKELPAFGTKQMDEGEFRRLMNDLDHDKDSEVDFKEYACFLACVAMGYNEFFRDAQRPRKKVYKAAHPIALPPPTRPGSLCSSSWLCPQLPSVPPDPPVVPMACPLEQALSVMVSTFHKYSGKEGDKFKLSKAELKELLTKELPSFISKRTDEAGFQKLMSNLDSNRDSEVDFHEYATFLACVAVMCNDFFQEYPDKMPRKK